Proteins encoded together in one Coffea arabica cultivar ET-39 chromosome 2c, Coffea Arabica ET-39 HiFi, whole genome shotgun sequence window:
- the LOC113732683 gene encoding guanosine deaminase — MEEAKVVEAKDGTISVASAFAGHQEAVQDRDHKFLTRAVEEAYKGVECGHGGPFGAVVVRNDEIVVRCHNMVLEGTDPTAHAEVTAIREACKKLNKIELSDCEMYASCEPCPMCFGAIHLSRIKRLVYGAKAEAAIAIGFDDFIADALRGTGFYQKAHLEIKRIDGNASRIAEQVFEKTKAKFPIY, encoded by the exons ATGGAAGAAGCCAAGG TTGTTGAGGCAAAGGATGGAACTATTTCTGTTGCTTCTGCATTTGCTGGCCATCAGGAAG CTGTACAGGATAGAGACCATAAATTCTTAACAAGAGCAGTGGAAGAAGCTTATAAAGGGGTAGAGTGTGGACATGGCGGACCATTTGGTGCAGTAGTTGTTCGCAATGATGAAATTGTTGTGCGCTGTCACAACATGGTTTTAGAAGGCACGGACCCTACTGCACATGCAGAGGTCACAGCAATCAGAGAG GCATGCAAAAAGCTCAACAAAATTGAGCTCTCAGATTGCGAGATGTATGCTTCTTGTGAGCCTTGCCCCATGTGCTTTGGTGCAATCCATCTTTCTAGAATTAag AGACTGGTTTATGGTGCCAAAGCTGAAGCTGCCATTGCCATTGGGTTTGATGATTTTATCGCTGATGCCCTAAGAGGTACTGGTTTTTACCAAAAGGCACATTTGGAGATCAAGAGAATAGATGGTAATGCATCCCGTATTGCAGAGCAAGTCTTCGAGAAAACAAAGGCCAAATTTCCTATCTACTGA